In a genomic window of Pseudomonas putida:
- a CDS encoding DUF2790 domain-containing protein produces MKLYLLAFAALLATGSALADTQATPAVIHDKDAAFVHLDVAKVLGETDISQLCGIVPAQLNYVDHQGRQHELDYLVQGSGCVDEH; encoded by the coding sequence ATGAAACTTTATCTGCTCGCCTTTGCCGCCCTCCTCGCCACCGGCTCGGCCCTGGCCGACACCCAAGCCACCCCTGCCGTGATCCACGACAAGGACGCCGCCTTCGTCCACCTCGACGTGGCCAAGGTCCTGGGTGAAACCGACATTTCGCAGCTGTGCGGCATCGTCCCCGCGCAATTGAACTACGTCGATCACCAGGGACGTCAGCATGAGCTGGACTATCTGGTGCAAGGCAGCGGTTGCGTCGACGAACATTGA
- a CDS encoding LysR family transcriptional regulator: protein MDKIRHVPSLQGLQALVEVADSGSFTQAAQTLCLTQSAVSRQIQQLESHFGVALFLRSSRSLRLTPEGEQVLASARSILDQLRTLEDRIAPQKRPFRLRMHVSLAVRWLLPKLSDFYRHHPEVSLAIETVATEIVEPAGGSDAYILYLPEPSSAPECMTLFEEALIPVCAPSLELASLEDLADFALLHRSADRNDWRYWLAANGGHSLETFRHIPFNLDELALDAAARGLGVAMTDMTLAGESIERGVLHIPFGEPLKTRGIYSLCLQPSAASHPACGVVMAWFAQQALTPA from the coding sequence ATGGATAAAATTCGCCACGTTCCCTCGCTGCAAGGCCTGCAAGCGCTGGTTGAGGTTGCCGACTCGGGCAGCTTTACCCAAGCCGCGCAAACGCTGTGCCTGACCCAGAGCGCCGTCAGCCGGCAAATCCAGCAATTGGAAAGTCACTTCGGTGTGGCGCTGTTCCTGCGCAGCAGCCGCAGCCTGCGCCTGACGCCGGAAGGTGAGCAGGTACTCGCCAGCGCGCGCAGCATCCTCGACCAACTGAGAACCCTCGAAGACCGCATCGCCCCGCAAAAGCGCCCATTCCGCCTGCGCATGCACGTGTCGCTGGCGGTGCGCTGGCTGCTGCCCAAGCTGAGCGACTTCTACCGCCACCATCCAGAGGTATCCCTGGCGATCGAAACCGTGGCCACGGAAATCGTCGAGCCGGCCGGCGGCAGCGATGCGTACATTCTTTATCTGCCCGAGCCCTCCTCTGCCCCGGAGTGCATGACGCTGTTCGAAGAGGCCTTGATCCCGGTGTGCGCGCCCAGTCTGGAACTGGCTTCGCTGGAGGATCTGGCGGACTTTGCGTTGCTGCATCGCTCGGCGGACCGCAATGACTGGCGGTATTGGCTGGCGGCCAACGGCGGTCATTCACTGGAGACGTTCCGGCACATCCCCTTCAACCTCGACGAACTGGCCCTGGACGCCGCCGCCCGTGGACTGGGCGTGGCCATGACCGACATGACCCTGGCGGGGGAATCGATAGAACGCGGGGTGTTGCACATCCCGTTTGGCGAGCCGTTGAAGACCCGGGGGATTTACTCGTTGTGCCTGCAGCCTTCAGCGGCGTCGCATCCGGCTTGCGGGGTGGTGATGGCGTGGTTTGCGCAGCAGGCTTTGACGCCTGCATAA
- a CDS encoding NAD(P)/FAD-dependent oxidoreductase, whose product MENRCGWIAQAGDSALRDALSGTQQADWLVIGAGITGLCAAHSLAEMHPQARIVVVDRQRAAQGASARNSGFVVAHENPVAAELQGNAGFAGFQVDTSISRAASDEVRKRIARHGIECDFRESGYFFAVSDPRKLTDVEAKLQTLRSVGASAHFLQGEQLMQKLGTGHYQAGIWCGNGNALLQPAKYVKGLLDALPAQVTLFENTEITGLQRIANGRVRANGINGSIEAKQVLVCLNAFIPRSGISDSSTFAMELSASLTRPLSDKEFDAIGAPEPWGVLSTRPLGATVRLTPDRRVMIRNTAEYRAHDLSLSELASRRQHHVQGLQRRFPMLGEQDIQYTWTGHLSASRSGQPYFAKVEEGVFAVAGCNGSGVARGTLWGRLLAELASGGDSPLLQSVIERARPGWLPPKPLLDIGAMLRMRVETARAKSEI is encoded by the coding sequence ATGGAAAACAGATGTGGCTGGATCGCGCAGGCCGGGGACTCTGCGCTGCGCGATGCCTTGAGCGGTACGCAACAGGCCGATTGGCTGGTGATCGGCGCCGGCATCACCGGGCTGTGCGCCGCCCATTCGCTGGCGGAAATGCATCCGCAGGCACGCATCGTGGTGGTCGACCGGCAACGGGCGGCACAAGGCGCTTCGGCACGTAATTCCGGGTTCGTGGTGGCCCACGAAAACCCGGTCGCGGCCGAGTTGCAAGGCAATGCCGGGTTCGCCGGCTTCCAGGTGGACACCTCGATTTCCCGTGCCGCCAGTGATGAGGTGCGCAAGCGCATCGCCCGGCACGGGATCGAATGCGACTTTCGCGAGTCGGGTTACTTCTTTGCCGTCAGCGATCCGCGCAAGTTGACCGATGTCGAGGCCAAGCTGCAGACCTTGCGCTCGGTCGGTGCCAGCGCTCACTTCCTGCAAGGTGAACAGCTGATGCAGAAACTGGGCACCGGCCATTACCAGGCCGGGATCTGGTGCGGCAATGGCAACGCCTTGCTGCAGCCGGCGAAATACGTGAAGGGTTTGCTCGATGCGCTGCCGGCACAGGTCACGCTGTTCGAGAACACTGAAATCACCGGTCTGCAACGCATCGCCAACGGCCGTGTTCGCGCCAACGGCATCAATGGCAGCATCGAAGCCAAACAGGTGCTGGTCTGCCTGAACGCTTTCATTCCCCGTTCCGGCATCAGCGACAGCAGCACCTTCGCCATGGAACTCAGCGCCAGTCTCACCCGACCGCTCAGCGACAAGGAATTCGACGCTATCGGCGCGCCAGAACCCTGGGGCGTGCTCTCGACCCGGCCATTGGGCGCCACGGTGCGCCTGACCCCGGACCGGCGGGTGATGATCCGCAACACCGCCGAATACCGTGCCCACGATTTGTCCCTCAGCGAACTGGCGAGCCGTCGCCAGCACCATGTGCAGGGGTTGCAGCGCCGCTTTCCGATGCTCGGCGAGCAGGACATCCAGTACACCTGGACCGGTCACCTCAGCGCTTCACGCTCCGGGCAACCGTACTTCGCCAAGGTCGAGGAGGGTGTGTTCGCCGTGGCCGGCTGCAATGGCTCCGGCGTGGCGCGCGGCACGCTGTGGGGACGTTTGCTCGCGGAACTGGCCTCGGGTGGTGATTCGCCCTTGCTGCAATCGGTGATCGAGCGCGCCCGGCCCGGTTGGCTGCCGCCCAAGCCGCTGCTCGACATCGGTGCCATGCTGCGTATGCGCGTCGAGACGGCCCGGGCCAAATCAGAGATCTGA
- a CDS encoding polyamine ABC transporter substrate-binding protein codes for MRVQTVSLLALLSTCCAAAYADETLNISNWNGYIADDTLANFTKATGIKATYDIHDSNEVLESKLMTGNTGYDVVSPSNHFLSRLIKAGAIQKLDKSQLPNWKNLDPALMKKLEVNDPGNQYGYPYMWGTAGIGYNVEKIKAIFGNTDVTHSWSLFFDEANIKKLSECGVAIIDNPTQVLPITLNYLGLPHHSHEPEDYKKAEQALLKIRPYVQYFHASKYISDLANGNVCAVIGFNGDIVQAAASAKEAKNGIDIAYSIPDEGSTLWFDMVVMPKNAPHEKNGYRYMDYLLQPEVIANISNSIHYANPNSAADALVVPEVKQDLAIYPPKTVMDKLFTVEDLPASIARLTTRLWTKLKTNT; via the coding sequence ATGCGCGTCCAAACCGTTTCCCTGCTGGCACTTCTCTCAACCTGTTGCGCCGCCGCTTACGCTGACGAAACCCTGAACATTTCCAACTGGAACGGCTACATCGCCGACGACACCCTGGCCAACTTCACCAAAGCGACCGGGATCAAGGCCACCTACGACATCCATGACAGCAACGAAGTGCTGGAGTCGAAGTTGATGACGGGCAACACCGGTTATGACGTGGTCAGTCCGTCGAACCATTTCCTGTCGCGGTTGATCAAGGCCGGGGCCATCCAGAAACTCGACAAGAGCCAATTGCCCAACTGGAAGAACCTAGACCCTGCGCTGATGAAAAAGCTCGAGGTCAACGACCCCGGTAACCAGTACGGCTATCCGTACATGTGGGGCACGGCGGGCATCGGCTACAACGTGGAAAAGATCAAGGCGATTTTCGGCAACACCGACGTCACCCATTCCTGGAGCCTGTTTTTCGATGAAGCCAACATCAAGAAGCTCAGCGAGTGCGGCGTGGCGATCATCGACAACCCGACCCAGGTGCTGCCGATCACCCTGAACTACCTGGGCCTGCCTCATCACAGCCATGAGCCGGAGGACTACAAAAAGGCCGAGCAGGCGCTGCTGAAGATCCGACCCTACGTGCAGTACTTCCATGCCTCCAAGTACATCAGCGACCTGGCCAACGGCAATGTCTGTGCGGTGATCGGTTTCAACGGCGATATCGTGCAGGCAGCGGCCAGCGCGAAAGAGGCGAAGAACGGCATCGACATCGCCTATTCGATTCCGGACGAAGGTTCGACCCTGTGGTTCGACATGGTGGTGATGCCGAAAAACGCACCCCACGAAAAGAACGGCTACCGCTACATGGACTACCTGTTGCAGCCCGAAGTGATAGCGAACATCAGCAACAGCATCCACTACGCCAACCCCAACAGCGCGGCTGATGCGCTGGTGGTGCCCGAGGTGAAGCAGGATCTGGCGATCTATCCGCCGAAAACGGTGATGGACAAGCTGTTCACCGTCGAAGACCTGCCGGCCTCGATTGCGCGGTTGACCACGCGGTTGTGGACCAAGCTCAAGACCAATACCTGA
- the grxC gene encoding glutaredoxin 3 — protein MTTVTLYTTDTCPYCRSAKTLLASKGIAMHEINVQRTPGKLEEMLERSGRRTVPQIFIGDTHIGGFDDLARLDRQGGLMSMLA, from the coding sequence ATGACCACCGTAACCCTCTACACCACCGACACCTGCCCCTACTGCCGCAGCGCCAAAACCCTGCTGGCCAGCAAAGGCATCGCCATGCACGAAATCAACGTGCAGCGCACCCCAGGCAAGCTTGAGGAAATGCTCGAACGCAGCGGCCGTCGCACCGTGCCGCAGATTTTCATCGGCGACACGCACATCGGCGGCTTTGATGACCTGGCCAGGCTTGATCGTCAGGGTGGGTTGATGTCGATGTTGGCCTGA
- a CDS encoding carboxymuconolactone decarboxylase family protein yields the protein MTRIVPVNLEHATEATRPLLEGVQKKIGFLPNVFRVLAHAPAVLASYLQNSAALGKTSLSATEKEAISLATSQVNGCDYCLAAHTLFAGKAGLSGQEILSAREGKLDAFALLARQITESRGHLTGDQIAAARAAGINDGKIVEVVAHVASQTLTNYLNNVALTDIDFPAASAL from the coding sequence ATGACCCGCATCGTCCCTGTAAACCTGGAACACGCCACCGAAGCCACCCGCCCACTGCTGGAAGGCGTGCAAAAGAAAATCGGTTTCCTGCCCAATGTCTTCCGGGTACTGGCCCACGCCCCGGCGGTGCTGGCGTCCTACCTGCAAAACTCGGCGGCACTGGGCAAGACATCCCTGAGCGCCACCGAGAAGGAAGCGATCTCCCTCGCCACCTCCCAGGTCAACGGCTGCGACTATTGCCTGGCGGCGCACACCCTGTTCGCCGGCAAGGCGGGCCTGTCCGGCCAGGAGATTCTCAGTGCCCGTGAAGGCAAGCTCGACGCCTTCGCCCTGCTCGCCCGCCAGATCACCGAAAGCCGTGGCCATTTGACCGGCGACCAGATCGCCGCCGCCCGCGCCGCCGGGATCAACGACGGGAAAATCGTTGAAGTGGTGGCTCACGTGGCTTCGCAGACACTGACCAACTACCTGAACAACGTGGCGCTGACCGATATCGACTTCCCGGCAGCCAGCGCCTTGTAA
- a CDS encoding AraC family transcriptional regulator, with protein MDRLSTLLTHFGVNAGTFHSGTFCGISAFDGSQAGGHVHLLQAGEVSLKLADERELHLTEPTLIFFPRPYRHRLFATEASGTQLVCASLNFDGGSGNALAAALPEYMVLRLDEIPTLASTLEWLFNEAFDGTCGREAVMDRLFELLVILLLRHILSTRNQQPGMMAGLADARLARPLSQIHEAPGKAWSVAELSALANMSRASFAEHFKRVVGQAPGDYLVSWRIALAQKRLREGKPMALIAEEVGYESPSALARAFRRKTGLSPREWKG; from the coding sequence ATGGATCGCTTGTCCACCTTGCTCACGCATTTCGGCGTCAATGCCGGCACCTTTCACAGCGGTACGTTCTGCGGCATCAGCGCCTTCGATGGCAGCCAGGCCGGTGGCCATGTGCATTTGCTGCAGGCCGGCGAGGTCAGCCTGAAACTCGCCGACGAGCGCGAGCTGCACCTGACCGAACCGACCTTGATCTTCTTTCCACGACCCTACCGTCATCGCCTGTTCGCCACGGAGGCATCCGGCACGCAACTGGTGTGCGCGTCATTGAATTTCGATGGTGGCTCGGGCAATGCCCTGGCCGCGGCGTTGCCGGAGTACATGGTGCTCAGGCTCGATGAAATCCCGACCCTGGCCAGCACCCTGGAGTGGTTGTTCAACGAGGCGTTCGATGGCACCTGCGGGCGCGAAGCGGTGATGGACCGCTTGTTCGAATTGCTGGTGATTCTGCTGTTGCGGCACATCCTGAGCACGCGCAACCAGCAGCCGGGGATGATGGCCGGGCTGGCGGATGCGCGTCTGGCCCGGCCTTTGAGCCAGATCCACGAAGCGCCGGGCAAGGCCTGGAGCGTGGCTGAATTGTCGGCGCTGGCGAACATGTCCCGGGCCAGCTTCGCCGAGCACTTCAAGCGCGTGGTCGGCCAGGCGCCGGGGGATTATCTGGTGAGCTGGCGGATCGCCCTGGCGCAGAAACGCCTGCGCGAGGGCAAGCCGATGGCGCTGATCGCCGAAGAAGTCGGCTATGAAAGCCCTTCGGCGCTGGCGCGGGCGTTTCGCCGCAAGACCGGGCTCAGCCCGCGAGAGTGGAAGGGGTAA
- a CDS encoding Gfo/Idh/MocA family protein, which produces MHPIRLGLVGYGKIAQDQHVPAIRANPAFQLVAVATQGQPCPGVENFKSLGELLENGPQVDAIAFCTPPQGRFALVQQALAAGKHVLVEKPPCATLGEAMALASLAQKQGVSGLFAWHSRYAPGIEAARDWLASRTLQSVQIDWKEDVRKWHPGQAWIWQPGGLGVFDPGINALSIATHLLPLPLFVESAELRVPSNCQSPIAASIKMSDARHLDVRAEFDFDHGHDELWSIEVRCSEGVLRLDNGGALLRIDGVRQAVSEEGEYAAVYRHFQQLIHDKASDLDLQPLRLVADSFFVGSRALVEPFYD; this is translated from the coding sequence ATGCATCCGATCCGTCTCGGTCTGGTGGGTTACGGCAAGATTGCCCAGGATCAGCACGTTCCAGCCATCCGCGCCAACCCGGCGTTCCAGTTGGTGGCCGTCGCCACCCAGGGCCAGCCTTGCCCGGGAGTGGAGAACTTCAAGTCCCTGGGCGAACTGCTGGAAAACGGCCCGCAGGTCGATGCAATTGCGTTCTGCACCCCGCCGCAAGGGCGATTCGCCCTGGTGCAGCAGGCGCTGGCAGCCGGCAAGCACGTGCTGGTGGAAAAGCCGCCTTGCGCCACCCTGGGTGAAGCGATGGCGTTGGCGAGCCTGGCTCAGAAGCAAGGCGTCAGCGGTTTGTTCGCCTGGCATTCGCGCTACGCACCGGGCATCGAGGCCGCCCGCGACTGGCTGGCCAGCCGCACCCTGCAAAGCGTGCAGATCGACTGGAAGGAAGACGTGCGCAAGTGGCACCCCGGCCAGGCGTGGATCTGGCAGCCCGGCGGCCTGGGTGTCTTCGACCCGGGCATCAACGCACTGTCGATCGCCACCCATCTGCTGCCACTGCCCTTGTTCGTCGAATCGGCCGAATTGCGGGTGCCGAGCAACTGCCAGTCGCCGATTGCCGCCTCGATCAAAATGTCCGACGCGCGCCACCTCGATGTGCGCGCGGAGTTCGATTTCGACCACGGTCATGACGAACTCTGGAGCATCGAGGTTCGCTGCAGCGAAGGCGTCCTGCGCCTGGACAACGGTGGCGCGCTGCTCCGCATCGACGGCGTACGCCAAGCTGTCTCGGAGGAGGGCGAGTACGCGGCGGTGTATCGGCATTTCCAGCAGTTGATCCACGACAAGGCCAGCGATCTGGACCTGCAACCGTTGCGATTGGTGGCGGACAGTTTTTTTGTCGGCAGCCGGGCGTTGGTCGAGCCGTTTTACGACTGA
- a CDS encoding alpha/beta hydrolase, protein MTQFNTLKATLMAAMLGMSGGEALAADYKQNPFTLTYGGALTKNEPGKVNIHPVTYKLNGLDIAANVYTPAHYDGSKKYPVVVVAHPNGGVKEQVAGLYAQRLADQGYITITADAAYQGASGGEPRNVDKPANRIEDIHGMADFIARYPGVDSTRLGLLGICGGGGYSLAAAQTDKRFRSIATLSMFNSGLVRRNGYQDSQLSTVQERLQQASAARAQEAAGGEILYVGDSKLTDEQIAKLPFDLYRQGFEYYGKTHAHPNSTFRYTQSSLLDLMRFDATNQIELIDQPLLMIAGSKADSLYMSQQAFAKATGTKDKQLFTLDGATHIETYWVPKYVDVAMDQLAAFYARTL, encoded by the coding sequence ATGACTCAGTTCAACACCTTGAAGGCCACCCTGATGGCCGCCATGCTCGGCATGTCCGGCGGCGAAGCGCTGGCGGCAGATTACAAGCAAAACCCCTTCACCCTGACCTACGGCGGCGCGCTGACGAAGAACGAGCCGGGCAAGGTCAATATCCATCCGGTCACCTACAAGCTTAATGGCCTGGACATTGCCGCGAACGTCTACACCCCGGCCCACTATGACGGCTCGAAAAAATACCCGGTGGTGGTCGTGGCGCACCCCAATGGCGGGGTGAAAGAGCAGGTCGCGGGCCTGTATGCCCAGCGCCTGGCGGATCAGGGCTACATCACGATCACGGCGGATGCCGCCTATCAGGGCGCCAGTGGCGGCGAGCCGCGCAACGTCGACAAACCGGCGAACCGCATCGAAGACATCCATGGCATGGCGGACTTCATTGCCCGCTATCCCGGCGTCGACAGCACGCGCCTGGGCCTGCTCGGGATCTGCGGTGGTGGCGGCTACTCGCTGGCGGCGGCGCAAACCGACAAGCGCTTCCGCTCGATCGCGACCTTGAGCATGTTCAACTCGGGTCTGGTGCGCCGCAACGGTTACCAGGACTCGCAACTGTCCACCGTTCAAGAGCGCCTGCAGCAGGCATCGGCGGCCCGCGCCCAGGAAGCGGCAGGCGGGGAAATCCTCTACGTGGGCGACTCCAAGCTGACCGATGAACAGATCGCCAAGCTGCCGTTCGACCTCTATCGCCAGGGCTTCGAGTACTACGGCAAGACCCACGCCCACCCCAACTCTACCTTCCGCTACACCCAGAGCAGCCTGCTGGACCTGATGCGCTTCGACGCCACCAACCAGATCGAGCTGATCGACCAGCCATTGCTGATGATCGCCGGCAGCAAGGCCGACAGCCTGTACATGTCACAGCAGGCCTTTGCCAAGGCAACGGGCACCAAGGACAAGCAACTGTTCACCCTCGATGGCGCGACCCATATCGAGACCTATTGGGTGCCGAAGTATGTGGACGTCGCCATGGACCAGTTGGCCGCGTTTTACGCCAGAACACTCTGA
- a CDS encoding (R)-mandelonitrile lyase produces the protein MKNTLIGIAVCAAAPFAEAADTAGAGNAGESRRAEQQISRAGTQASMAGPADYFTGRVRVDPLFPGTDEINASGAYVSFEPGARSAWHTHPAGQRLVVTSGVGLVQEWGKPVQEIRPGDVIVCPPGVKHWHGAAPASAMTHLAVTGSVDGKNVDWLEKVSDEQYNARGTQTPPAKPPVSQTLSAKQQAIPLIAAAMATSNMSALNAALNRGLDAGLSVSEAKEILVQLYAYSGFPRSLNALGELKNVVEARQQRGIQDDPGREPGRVIPTGNELLAAGKANQTRIAGAPVQGPLFDFVPVINQYLQTHLFGDIFERDNLDWQSRELATVAALAVTPGVESQLRSHMAASLRVGLTTAQLRQLIQLLAEQGDAAAAKRAGEALDTVQANQPT, from the coding sequence ATGAAAAACACCTTGATAGGCATCGCGGTCTGCGCGGCGGCGCCGTTTGCCGAAGCCGCCGACACCGCCGGTGCAGGCAATGCCGGTGAGTCCCGTCGGGCTGAACAGCAGATCAGTCGGGCGGGCACCCAGGCTTCGATGGCGGGACCTGCGGATTATTTCACCGGGCGGGTGCGCGTCGATCCGCTGTTTCCCGGCACAGACGAAATCAATGCATCCGGCGCTTACGTCAGCTTCGAACCGGGTGCGCGTTCGGCCTGGCACACCCATCCTGCGGGCCAGCGCCTGGTGGTGACGTCCGGTGTGGGCCTGGTCCAGGAATGGGGCAAGCCGGTGCAGGAAATTCGCCCGGGCGACGTGATCGTCTGCCCGCCGGGCGTCAAGCATTGGCATGGCGCGGCGCCGGCGAGCGCCATGACGCACCTGGCCGTCACCGGCTCGGTGGACGGCAAGAATGTGGATTGGCTGGAGAAAGTCAGCGATGAGCAGTACAACGCTCGCGGCACGCAGACGCCACCCGCCAAGCCGCCCGTTTCGCAAACGCTGTCGGCGAAGCAGCAGGCCATCCCGTTGATTGCCGCCGCCATGGCCACGAGCAATATGAGCGCTCTCAACGCGGCGTTGAATCGCGGGCTGGATGCTGGCCTGAGCGTCAGCGAGGCGAAGGAAATCCTGGTGCAGCTTTACGCCTACAGCGGTTTCCCGCGCAGCCTCAATGCTCTGGGAGAGTTGAAGAACGTGGTTGAGGCGCGCCAGCAACGCGGTATTCAGGACGATCCGGGACGCGAGCCCGGTCGCGTGATTCCCACCGGCAACGAACTGCTGGCGGCGGGCAAGGCCAACCAGACACGAATCGCCGGGGCGCCCGTGCAGGGACCGTTGTTCGACTTCGTTCCAGTGATCAACCAATACCTGCAGACGCACCTGTTCGGCGACATCTTCGAGCGCGACAACCTGGACTGGCAAAGCCGTGAGCTGGCTACCGTCGCCGCGTTGGCGGTCACGCCCGGCGTCGAATCACAACTGCGCTCGCACATGGCGGCGAGCCTGCGGGTTGGCCTGACGACTGCACAGTTGCGTCAGTTGATCCAGTTGCTGGCCGAGCAGGGCGATGCTGCGGCGGCCAAACGTGCCGGCGAAGCACTGGATACGGTGCAGGCCAATCAACCCACATAG
- a CDS encoding LysR family transcriptional regulator translates to MTVESYDQLAIFSAVAQERSFTRAAARLGMSQPALSRAMRQLEERLGVRLLARTTRSVSPTEAGEHLLRVIAPRFEEIDTELALLSEFRDKPAGKLRITAGEHSALTVLHPVLSKLLPDNPDLNIEIIVDYGFTDIVAEGFDAGVRLGEQVAKDMIAMRIGPDMRMAVVGSPVYFSRYAKPLIPSDLMAHNCITLRMPTHGGLYCWEFEKGGQELNVRVEGQLVFNNIGMRLEAVLQGLGLAYMPEDLVQEHVAQGRLIRVLEDWCEPFSGYHLYYPSRRQSSPAFTLLRESLRYVG, encoded by the coding sequence ATGACCGTTGAAAGCTATGACCAGCTCGCCATTTTCTCGGCGGTGGCCCAGGAACGCAGTTTCACCCGCGCCGCCGCCCGGCTTGGCATGTCGCAACCGGCCTTGAGCCGGGCCATGCGCCAGTTGGAGGAGCGACTGGGCGTCCGCTTGCTGGCCCGCACCACAAGAAGCGTCTCGCCCACCGAAGCCGGCGAACATCTGCTGCGGGTGATCGCGCCCCGGTTCGAAGAAATCGACACTGAACTGGCCTTGCTCAGCGAATTCCGCGACAAGCCGGCGGGCAAGTTGCGTATCACCGCCGGTGAGCACTCGGCGCTCACGGTCCTGCATCCGGTGCTTTCAAAACTGCTGCCGGACAATCCCGACCTGAATATCGAAATCATCGTCGACTACGGCTTTACCGACATCGTGGCCGAGGGTTTCGACGCCGGCGTGCGGCTGGGTGAACAGGTGGCCAAGGACATGATCGCGATGCGCATCGGCCCCGACATGCGCATGGCGGTGGTCGGTTCCCCCGTCTACTTCTCCCGCTATGCGAAGCCGCTGATCCCGAGCGATCTGATGGCGCACAACTGCATCACCCTGCGCATGCCGACCCACGGTGGCCTTTATTGCTGGGAGTTCGAGAAAGGCGGCCAGGAACTGAACGTGCGGGTCGAAGGCCAACTGGTGTTCAACAACATCGGCATGCGCCTGGAAGCCGTGCTCCAGGGATTGGGCCTGGCCTACATGCCCGAGGACCTGGTCCAGGAACATGTGGCCCAAGGCCGATTGATACGCGTGCTCGAAGACTGGTGCGAACCGTTCTCCGGTTACCACCTCTACTATCCGAGCCGGCGCCAGAGTTCACCGGCCTTCACGTTGCTGCGCGAATCCCTGCGCTATGTGGGTTGA
- a CDS encoding SDR family oxidoreductase, translated as MKAPSNVIVVIGAGSIGQAIARRVSAGKHVLLADLKQENADAAAKVLFDAGFEVSTAVVDVASRASVQALVQTATAIGEITGVIHAAGVSPSQAPVATILRVDLYGTAIVLEEFGSVIAEGGSAIVIASQSGHRLPALSSEQNKALATTPVDDLLALPMLAPDQVTDPLHAYQISKRGNSLRVMAQAVRWGKRGARVNTISPGIIFTPLARDELSGPRGEGYRRMIDLCPAGRGGTPDEVAALGALLMGPEGTFITGSDFLMDGGVTAAYWYGELAPQ; from the coding sequence ATGAAAGCCCCTTCGAACGTGATTGTCGTGATTGGCGCCGGTTCCATCGGCCAGGCCATCGCGCGCCGGGTCAGCGCGGGCAAGCACGTCTTGTTGGCGGATCTGAAGCAGGAGAATGCCGACGCGGCGGCGAAGGTGCTGTTTGACGCGGGCTTCGAAGTTTCCACCGCCGTCGTTGATGTCGCCTCCCGTGCCTCGGTACAGGCGCTGGTGCAGACCGCCACGGCCATCGGCGAAATCACCGGCGTCATTCACGCCGCAGGCGTTTCCCCCTCCCAAGCCCCGGTCGCCACTATCCTGCGGGTTGATTTGTACGGCACGGCGATCGTGCTGGAGGAGTTCGGCAGCGTCATCGCCGAGGGCGGTTCGGCGATTGTCATCGCCTCACAATCCGGTCATCGCCTGCCAGCCCTTAGCTCCGAGCAAAACAAAGCGTTGGCCACCACACCGGTGGACGATCTGCTCGCCCTGCCCATGCTGGCGCCCGATCAGGTCACCGACCCCTTGCATGCCTACCAGATTTCCAAGCGCGGCAATTCGCTGCGGGTCATGGCGCAAGCCGTACGCTGGGGTAAACGCGGTGCGCGAGTGAACACCATCAGCCCGGGCATCATCTTCACCCCGCTGGCCCGTGACGAATTGAGCGGCCCGCGCGGCGAAGGCTACCGGCGCATGATCGACCTGTGCCCGGCCGGACGCGGCGGTACCCCGGATGAAGTGGCTGCCCTCGGCGCGCTGCTGATGGGACCGGAAGGCACCTTCATCACCGGCAGCGATTTCCTGATGGATGGTGGCGTCACCGCGGCTTACTGGTATGGCGAACTGGCGCCCCAGTGA